From a single Leptospira neocaledonica genomic region:
- a CDS encoding acyltransferase family protein, with protein sequence MSGVSRNSIDLFGSIRDLKPENPIRILSIDLLRGLTVAGMILVNNPGTWSNMYWPLKHAKWDGCTPTDLVFPFFLFVVGASIPFSVSNGIQEFPKILKRASILIFLGLFLNFFGEWSFSNLRFPGVLQRIGFAYFFGAILYKEKNLKFRIFLFLSLLIAYWYLLEFVPPPETLEPSMKEGKDWGAWIDREVFGQTHLWKFGKVWDPEGLLTSFTAIASVFCGIFAGEFLKVSLGKGESILSISGKITLGAFVVLFVGGVWGIYYPINKSLWTGTYSLWTAGWALLVVSLFLILEKYERFGFGVLQSFLLPFGKNALLVFFGSGIFARSLNIIMVSSPEGKKIPLKNLIYQEYYKSWIDSPELSSFLYSITVLVLWFLILFFLDKKRLYWKI encoded by the coding sequence ATGTCTGGGGTTTCACGGAATTCCATAGATCTCTTTGGTAGTATTCGCGACTTGAAGCCTGAAAATCCGATCCGTATCTTATCCATTGATCTTTTGAGAGGTCTGACTGTGGCCGGGATGATCCTGGTAAACAATCCGGGGACCTGGTCCAATATGTACTGGCCTCTTAAACATGCTAAATGGGATGGATGTACCCCAACGGATCTAGTGTTTCCTTTTTTTCTTTTTGTGGTCGGAGCTTCTATTCCCTTTTCCGTATCCAATGGAATACAAGAATTTCCTAAAATTCTAAAGCGTGCTTCGATTCTTATCTTTCTTGGATTGTTTCTGAATTTTTTCGGAGAATGGAGTTTTTCTAATCTTAGATTTCCTGGAGTTTTACAAAGGATAGGATTCGCTTACTTCTTCGGAGCAATTTTATACAAAGAGAAAAATCTGAAATTCAGGATCTTCCTATTTTTATCCTTATTGATTGCGTATTGGTATTTATTGGAATTTGTCCCTCCTCCTGAAACCTTAGAGCCAAGCATGAAAGAAGGAAAAGACTGGGGAGCTTGGATAGACAGAGAAGTTTTCGGCCAAACACATTTATGGAAATTCGGCAAGGTCTGGGACCCGGAAGGACTTCTGACTTCTTTTACGGCTATCGCATCTGTGTTCTGCGGGATTTTTGCCGGAGAATTTTTAAAAGTTTCTTTGGGGAAGGGGGAATCCATTCTCTCTATTTCGGGAAAAATAACATTAGGCGCTTTTGTAGTATTGTTTGTAGGTGGGGTTTGGGGGATTTATTATCCGATCAATAAAAGTTTATGGACCGGGACTTATTCCCTTTGGACAGCGGGCTGGGCTCTTCTTGTTGTTTCTTTGTTTTTAATTTTAGAAAAATACGAAAGATTTGGGTTTGGAGTCCTGCAAAGTTTTCTTCTTCCTTTCGGTAAGAACGCTTTGTTGGTGTTTTTCGGTTCGGGGATATTTGCCAGAAGTTTGAATATAATTATGGTCTCTTCTCCGGAAGGGAAAAAGATCCCTTTAAAAAATCTGATCTATCAAGAATATTATAAAAGCTGGATAGATTCTCCGGAGTTGA